CCTGCTGGACAAGAATCCCGGTGAAACTTCTTTCAAGGCCCTTTTCCCGCTGAAAAGGGTCTTTTCTACAAAGCGCGTGGGTCATGCGGGAACCTTGGACCTGCGGGCATCGGGCCTGATTGTGGCCGCCATCGGTCGCGCCACCCGACTGCTGCCTTTTGTAGAGGCCAAGGACAAGTGCTATACCTTCCGGCTCCATCTGGGCTACGAGACCGACACCCTGGAATGGGACGGGGATGTGGTCGCTCAGGGGGACGCGCGTGCAATAAACCGTGCCGCTCTCGAGGCGGTCCTCCCGCAGTTTACAGGCGACATCGACCAGATTCCTCCGCGTTACTGTGCCGTAAAAATCGACGGTCGCCGTGCCAGCGACTGGGCGGAACGGGGCAAGGATTTCGAGATGAAACCTCGCCGAATCCACATCGAGTCCCTGAAAGTCGTAGGCGAGGGCGGCGTCACCGAAGGCTGCTCCGGTAAGAGCTTTGCCACCTTCGACCTGGAATGCGTCTGTTCCAAGGGAACCTACATTAGGTCTCTTGGGCGGGACTTGGCCAGGGCCCTGGGAACATACGGTTGTGTTTCCCAGATTCGCCGCCACCGCATAGGGAACATCACCCTGGACAATGCGGTCAAGGGCGAGAACCTGACGGCCGAAAACCTGGTGCCGGTAGATAAAGTTCTAGATTATCCAGTGTTGCGTCTGGACGATACCCAGATGG
The DNA window shown above is from Fibrobacter sp. and carries:
- the truB gene encoding tRNA pseudouridine(55) synthase TruB; this encodes MTPSGFVLLDKNPGETSFKALFPLKRVFSTKRVGHAGTLDLRASGLIVAAIGRATRLLPFVEAKDKCYTFRLHLGYETDTLEWDGDVVAQGDARAINRAALEAVLPQFTGDIDQIPPRYCAVKIDGRRASDWAERGKDFEMKPRRIHIESLKVVGEGGVTEGCSGKSFATFDLECVCSKGTYIRSLGRDLARALGTYGCVSQIRRHRIGNITLDNAVKGENLTAENLVPVDKVLDYPVLRLDDTQMGIIRKGNWLPWKTPVEGVGTEGHVFVANGVGEVLSLCRFEPGRICPKFYLGEDK